From a region of the Tursiops truncatus isolate mTurTru1 chromosome 13, mTurTru1.mat.Y, whole genome shotgun sequence genome:
- the SEC14L6 gene encoding SEC14-like protein 6 isoform X2 has protein sequence MLRKLGKKVEKIIAVFDFEGLSQRHLWKPGVEFAQEFLTALEANYPEILRNIIVVRASKLFPVAFNLIKPYITEEMRRKVVIPGDDWKQELPKFTSPDQLPVEFGGTMTDTDGNPKCLTKINYGGEVPRSYYLRDQVRVQYKHQVTVGRGSSLQVENEILFPGCVLRWQFASDEVDIGFGVFLKTKMGERQRAGEMMEVLPSQCYNTHLVPEDGSLTCLQAGVNVLRFDNTYSLMHARKVSYTVEVLLPDKASEEKIQSLEATRQSPLQ, from the exons ATGCTGCGGAAG CTGGGGAAGAAAGTGGAGAAAATCATAGCTGTTTTCGATTTCGAGGGGCTGAGCCAGAGGCATCTGTGGAAGCCAGGAGTGGAGTTTGCCCAGGAG TTTCTCACAGCACTCGAGGCAAATTACCCTGAGATTTTGAGGAATATAATTGTTGTGAGAG CTTCCAAGCTGTTCCCAGTGGCCTTCAACCTGATCAAGCCGTACATAACTGAGGAGATGCGCAGGAAGGTGGTGATTCCTGGAGATGA CTGGAAGCAAGAGCTGCCTAAGTTCACCAGCCCCGACCAGCTGCCTGTGGAGTTTGGGGGGACCATGACTGACACCGATGGCAACCCCAAGTGCCTGACCAAG ATCAACTACGGGGGCGAGGTGCCCAGGAGCTACTACCTGCGCGACCAGGTGAGGGTGCAGTACAAGCACCAGGTGACCGTGGGCCGAGGCTCCTCCCTGCAGGTGGAGAACGAGATCCTGTTCCCAGGCTGTGTGCTCAG GTGGCAGTTCGCATCGGACGAGGTGGACATAGGCTTCGGGGTTTTCCTGAAGACCAAGATGGGGGAGCGGCAGCGGGCCGGGGAGATGATGGAGGTTCTGCCCAGCCAGTGCTACAACACCCACCTGGTGCCCGAGGATGGGAGCCTCACCTGCCTCCAGGCCGGCGTCA ACGTCCTGCGCTTTGACAACACCTACAGCCTGATGCATGCCAGGAAGGTCAGCTACACTGTGGAGGTGCTGCTCCCCGACAAAGCCTCCGAGGAGAAGATTCAGAGTCTCGAGGCAACAAGACAGTccccactgcaatga
- the SEC14L6 gene encoding SEC14-like protein 6 isoform X1 — MLRKQVKFRKQQDLHNILAWQPPEVVRLYNANGTCGHNNEGSPMWYHIIRGLDLKGLLLSISRQELLRAKSQSCGLSLRECASSGARLGKKVEKIIAVFDFEGLSQRHLWKPGVEFAQEFLTALEANYPEILRNIIVVRASKLFPVAFNLIKPYITEEMRRKVVIPGDDWKQELPKFTSPDQLPVEFGGTMTDTDGNPKCLTKINYGGEVPRSYYLRDQVRVQYKHQVTVGRGSSLQVENEILFPGCVLRWQFASDEVDIGFGVFLKTKMGERQRAGEMMEVLPSQCYNTHLVPEDGSLTCLQAGVNVLRFDNTYSLMHARKVSYTVEVLLPDKASEEKIQSLEATRQSPLQ; from the exons ATGCTGCGGAAG CAGGTGAAGTTCCGGAAGCAACAGGATCTGCACAACATCCTTGCATGGCAGCCTCCAGAG GTTGTCAGGCTATACAACGCCAACGGCACCTGTGGCCACAACAACGAGGGCAGCCCCATGTGGTACCACATCATCAGAGGCCTGGACCTCAAGGgcctcctcctctccatctccagaCAAGAGCTGCTCAGGGCCAAGTCCCAGAGCTGTGGGCTGTCCCTGAGGGAGTGTGCGAGCAGCGGAGCAAGG CTGGGGAAGAAAGTGGAGAAAATCATAGCTGTTTTCGATTTCGAGGGGCTGAGCCAGAGGCATCTGTGGAAGCCAGGAGTGGAGTTTGCCCAGGAG TTTCTCACAGCACTCGAGGCAAATTACCCTGAGATTTTGAGGAATATAATTGTTGTGAGAG CTTCCAAGCTGTTCCCAGTGGCCTTCAACCTGATCAAGCCGTACATAACTGAGGAGATGCGCAGGAAGGTGGTGATTCCTGGAGATGA CTGGAAGCAAGAGCTGCCTAAGTTCACCAGCCCCGACCAGCTGCCTGTGGAGTTTGGGGGGACCATGACTGACACCGATGGCAACCCCAAGTGCCTGACCAAG ATCAACTACGGGGGCGAGGTGCCCAGGAGCTACTACCTGCGCGACCAGGTGAGGGTGCAGTACAAGCACCAGGTGACCGTGGGCCGAGGCTCCTCCCTGCAGGTGGAGAACGAGATCCTGTTCCCAGGCTGTGTGCTCAG GTGGCAGTTCGCATCGGACGAGGTGGACATAGGCTTCGGGGTTTTCCTGAAGACCAAGATGGGGGAGCGGCAGCGGGCCGGGGAGATGATGGAGGTTCTGCCCAGCCAGTGCTACAACACCCACCTGGTGCCCGAGGATGGGAGCCTCACCTGCCTCCAGGCCGGCGTCA ACGTCCTGCGCTTTGACAACACCTACAGCCTGATGCATGCCAGGAAGGTCAGCTACACTGTGGAGGTGCTGCTCCCCGACAAAGCCTCCGAGGAGAAGATTCAGAGTCTCGAGGCAACAAGACAGTccccactgcaatga
- the GAL3ST1 gene encoding galactosylceramide sulfotransferase isoform X1 → MWLSQGEERGIQTRPEVSEMPLPQKKRWESMAKGLVLGALFTSFLLLLYSYAVPPLHTGLASTTPEGAAPCSPALSEPEALTPANGSVGGCQPRRDIVFMKTHKTASSTLLNILFRFGQKHGLKFAFPNGRNDFDYPAFFARSLVQDYRPGACFNIICNHMRFHYDEVRGLVPPNATFITVLRDPARLFESSFHYFGSVVPFTWKLSGRDKLAKFLQDPDRYYDPHGYNAHYLHNLLFFDLGYDSDLDPGSPQVQEHILEVERRFHLVLLQEYFDESLVLLKDLLCWELEDVLYFKLNARRASAVPRLSGELYRRATAWNVLDARLYRHFNASFWRKVEAFGRERMAREVAALRRANERMRRICIDGGHAVDATAIQDSAMQPWQPLGTKSILGYNLKKSIGRRHAQLCRRMLTPEIQYLMDLGVNLWVTKLWKLIRDFLQW, encoded by the exons ATGTGGCTCAgtcagggagaggaaaggggcatCCAGACACGGCCGGAG GTGTCTGAGATGCCGCTGCCACAGAAGAAGCGCTGGGAGTCCATGGCCAAGGGGCTGGTGCTGGGAGCACTCTTCACCAGCTTCCTGCTACTGCTGTACTCCTACGCCGTCCCCCCGCTGCACACTGGCCTGGCCTCCAC GACCCCCGAGGGCGCAGCACCCTGCTCCCCGGCCCTGAGCGAGCCAGAGGCACTGACCCCGGCCAACGGCTCGGTGGGAGGCTGCCAGCCGAGGCGCGACATCGTGTTCATGAAGACGCACAAGACGGCCAGCAGCACGCTGCTCAACATCCTGTTCCGCTTCGGCCAGAAGCACGGGCTCAAGTTCGCCTTCCCCAACGGCCGGAACGACTTCGACTACCCGGCCTTTTTCGCACGCAGCCTGGTGCAGGACTACCGGCCCGGGGCCTGCTTCAACATCATCTGCAACCACATGCGCTTCCACTACGACGAGGTCCGGGGCCTGGTGCCGCCCAATGCCACCTTCATCACTGTGCTCCGCGACCCCGCCCGCCTCTTCGAGTCCTCCTTCCACTACTTTGGCTCCGTGGTGCCCTTCACGTGGAAACTCTCGGGCCGCGACAAGCTGGCCAAGTTCCTGCAGGACCCAGACCGCTACTACGACCCCCACGGCTACAACGCCCACTACCTCCACAACCTGCTCTTCTTCGACCTGGGCTACGACAGCGACCTGGACCCCGGCAGCCCGCAGGTGCAGGAGCACATCCTGGAGGTGGAGCGCCGCTTCCACCTCGTGCTCCTGCAGGAGTATTTCGACGAGTCGCTAGTGCTGCTCAAGGACCTGCTGTGCTGGGAGCTGGAGGACGTGCTCTACTTCAAGCTCAATGCCCGCCGCGCCTCGGCAGTGCCGCGCCTCTCCGGCGAGCTGTACCGGCGCGCCACAGCCTGGAACGTGCTGGACGCCCGCCTCTACCGCCACTTCAACGCCAGCTTCTGGCGCAAGGTGGAGGCCTTTGGGCGCGAGCGCATGGCCCGCGAGGTGGCCGCCCTGAGGCGCGCCAACGAGCGCATGCGCCGCATCTGCATAGACGGCGGCCACGCGGTGGATGCGACCGCCATCCAGGACTCGGCCATGCAGCCCTGGCAGCCGCTGGGCACCAAATCCATCCTGGGCTACAACCTCAAGAAGAGCATTGGGCGGCGGCACGCGCAGCTCTGTCGGCGCATGCTCACACCCGAGATCCAGTACCTGATGGACCTGGGCGTCAACCTGTGGGTCACCAAGCTCTGGAAGCTCATCCGGGACTTCCTGCAGTGGTGA
- the GAL3ST1 gene encoding galactosylceramide sulfotransferase isoform X2 — protein sequence MPLPQKKRWESMAKGLVLGALFTSFLLLLYSYAVPPLHTGLASTTPEGAAPCSPALSEPEALTPANGSVGGCQPRRDIVFMKTHKTASSTLLNILFRFGQKHGLKFAFPNGRNDFDYPAFFARSLVQDYRPGACFNIICNHMRFHYDEVRGLVPPNATFITVLRDPARLFESSFHYFGSVVPFTWKLSGRDKLAKFLQDPDRYYDPHGYNAHYLHNLLFFDLGYDSDLDPGSPQVQEHILEVERRFHLVLLQEYFDESLVLLKDLLCWELEDVLYFKLNARRASAVPRLSGELYRRATAWNVLDARLYRHFNASFWRKVEAFGRERMAREVAALRRANERMRRICIDGGHAVDATAIQDSAMQPWQPLGTKSILGYNLKKSIGRRHAQLCRRMLTPEIQYLMDLGVNLWVTKLWKLIRDFLQW from the exons ATGCCGCTGCCACAGAAGAAGCGCTGGGAGTCCATGGCCAAGGGGCTGGTGCTGGGAGCACTCTTCACCAGCTTCCTGCTACTGCTGTACTCCTACGCCGTCCCCCCGCTGCACACTGGCCTGGCCTCCAC GACCCCCGAGGGCGCAGCACCCTGCTCCCCGGCCCTGAGCGAGCCAGAGGCACTGACCCCGGCCAACGGCTCGGTGGGAGGCTGCCAGCCGAGGCGCGACATCGTGTTCATGAAGACGCACAAGACGGCCAGCAGCACGCTGCTCAACATCCTGTTCCGCTTCGGCCAGAAGCACGGGCTCAAGTTCGCCTTCCCCAACGGCCGGAACGACTTCGACTACCCGGCCTTTTTCGCACGCAGCCTGGTGCAGGACTACCGGCCCGGGGCCTGCTTCAACATCATCTGCAACCACATGCGCTTCCACTACGACGAGGTCCGGGGCCTGGTGCCGCCCAATGCCACCTTCATCACTGTGCTCCGCGACCCCGCCCGCCTCTTCGAGTCCTCCTTCCACTACTTTGGCTCCGTGGTGCCCTTCACGTGGAAACTCTCGGGCCGCGACAAGCTGGCCAAGTTCCTGCAGGACCCAGACCGCTACTACGACCCCCACGGCTACAACGCCCACTACCTCCACAACCTGCTCTTCTTCGACCTGGGCTACGACAGCGACCTGGACCCCGGCAGCCCGCAGGTGCAGGAGCACATCCTGGAGGTGGAGCGCCGCTTCCACCTCGTGCTCCTGCAGGAGTATTTCGACGAGTCGCTAGTGCTGCTCAAGGACCTGCTGTGCTGGGAGCTGGAGGACGTGCTCTACTTCAAGCTCAATGCCCGCCGCGCCTCGGCAGTGCCGCGCCTCTCCGGCGAGCTGTACCGGCGCGCCACAGCCTGGAACGTGCTGGACGCCCGCCTCTACCGCCACTTCAACGCCAGCTTCTGGCGCAAGGTGGAGGCCTTTGGGCGCGAGCGCATGGCCCGCGAGGTGGCCGCCCTGAGGCGCGCCAACGAGCGCATGCGCCGCATCTGCATAGACGGCGGCCACGCGGTGGATGCGACCGCCATCCAGGACTCGGCCATGCAGCCCTGGCAGCCGCTGGGCACCAAATCCATCCTGGGCTACAACCTCAAGAAGAGCATTGGGCGGCGGCACGCGCAGCTCTGTCGGCGCATGCTCACACCCGAGATCCAGTACCTGATGGACCTGGGCGTCAACCTGTGGGTCACCAAGCTCTGGAAGCTCATCCGGGACTTCCTGCAGTGGTGA